A genomic window from Microvirga sp. TS319 includes:
- a CDS encoding DUF4167 domain-containing protein, which yields MRGRNRNNGNKGPNPLTKSYESNGPDVKIRGTAQHIAEKYSQLARDAQASGDPVAAENYFQHAEHYFRIIAAAQEQLREQYGYQQRFDEDGDEEGFAQGERPNFERNGEDADFGSQPQPYEMRGESDRPARFERNERPERGERQERGERRERFQRERAPRQDFQRDEQSSSGEGERPTRFERSERSERSERPERSERGERPERGERPERRERFPRERRREEADASDAGTLPAFLTNPVRPAPVAAAEEPNPAPTLDFGGEPVEERPRRRTRRTRRDVVESTGDEAANFTPDVETPAAE from the coding sequence ATGCGCGGTCGCAACCGCAACAACGGGAACAAGGGGCCTAATCCCCTGACCAAGAGCTATGAGTCGAACGGTCCGGACGTGAAGATCCGCGGCACGGCTCAGCATATCGCCGAAAAATACAGCCAGCTTGCCCGTGATGCGCAGGCGAGCGGCGACCCCGTGGCGGCAGAAAACTATTTCCAGCATGCGGAGCACTATTTCCGCATCATCGCGGCCGCTCAGGAGCAGCTGCGCGAGCAGTATGGCTACCAGCAGCGTTTCGACGAGGACGGCGACGAAGAGGGCTTCGCTCAAGGCGAGCGCCCGAACTTCGAACGCAACGGCGAGGACGCGGATTTCGGCTCCCAACCGCAGCCCTACGAGATGCGTGGCGAGAGCGACCGCCCGGCCCGCTTCGAGCGCAATGAGCGCCCCGAGCGCGGCGAGCGTCAGGAGCGCGGCGAACGCCGCGAGCGCTTCCAGCGCGAGCGTGCCCCTCGCCAGGATTTCCAGCGCGATGAACAATCCTCCAGCGGCGAGGGCGAGCGTCCCACTCGCTTCGAGCGGAGTGAGCGTTCTGAGCGCAGCGAGCGCCCGGAGCGCAGCGAACGCGGGGAGCGTCCCGAACGTGGAGAGCGTCCCGAGCGCCGCGAACGCTTCCCGCGTGAGCGCCGTCGCGAGGAGGCCGATGCCTCCGATGCGGGCACCCTGCCGGCCTTCCTGACGAACCCGGTGCGCCCCGCCCCGGTCGCTGCCGCCGAAGAGCCGAACCCGGCTCCGACGCTGGATTTCGGCGGCGAGCCCGTCGAGGAGCGTCCGCGCCGCCGCACCCGCCGCACCCGTCGCGACGTGGTCGAGAGCACGGGCGACGAGGCCGCAAACTTCACGCCGGATGTGGAGACGCCCGCTGCCGAGTAA
- a CDS encoding MOSC domain-containing protein produces MSIRIASLQRYPVKGLSPETLETAALAKGGYFPGDRLFAIENGPAGFDPENPQHQPKIKFLMLMRNESLARLRTRYLDSITTLFIEEGEREVARGDLTTREGRLAIEAFFRRFMAKELRGPPKVLAAPEGFRFTDSRRGFVSLINLASVRQIESVVGAPVDPLRFRGNVHLDGLEPWAEFDLVGQVLTTASGVRLKVTKRIERCAATNVDPATGIRDLQIPKSLMGAYGHFDCGIYAEVLSDGAIAVGDSLETEQASLAL; encoded by the coding sequence ATGAGCATCCGCATCGCCTCCCTCCAACGCTATCCCGTGAAGGGCCTGTCGCCCGAGACGCTGGAAACCGCTGCCCTTGCCAAGGGCGGGTATTTCCCCGGTGACCGGCTTTTTGCCATCGAGAACGGTCCTGCCGGGTTCGATCCCGAGAACCCGCAGCACCAGCCCAAGATCAAGTTTCTCATGCTCATGCGCAACGAGAGCCTGGCGCGGCTGAGGACCCGCTATCTCGACAGCATCACGACGCTCTTCATCGAAGAAGGCGAGCGTGAAGTGGCGCGGGGCGATCTCACCACGCGGGAAGGACGGCTGGCCATCGAGGCTTTCTTTCGCCGCTTCATGGCGAAAGAGCTGCGCGGTCCGCCGAAGGTGCTCGCCGCTCCGGAGGGCTTCCGCTTCACCGATTCCCGGCGCGGCTTCGTCTCTCTCATCAATCTCGCCAGCGTCCGGCAGATCGAGAGCGTGGTCGGCGCCCCGGTCGATCCCTTGCGTTTCCGCGGCAATGTCCACCTCGACGGACTGGAGCCCTGGGCCGAGTTCGACCTCGTAGGTCAGGTGCTCACCACCGCGTCCGGCGTGCGCCTGAAGGTGACGAAGCGCATCGAGCGATGCGCGGCCACCAATGTGGACCCCGCGACCGGCATCCGTGATCTGCAGATCCCGAAGAGCCTCATGGGGGCATACGGGCATTTTGATTGCGGCATCTATGCCGAGGTGTTGAGCGACGGCGCCATCGCGGTCGGAGACAGCCTCGAGACGGAACAGGCCAGTCTGGCTCTTTAG